The Actinocorallia herbida DNA window TCATGGTCGACGGCGACACGGTCTTCCAGCGCGACACCCTGCGCAAGATCGTCCGCCCCTTCCGGGACGCGAAGGTCGGCGCGGTCAGCGGCAACGCCAAGGTCGCCAACCGGCGCGGCATCCTCGGCCGCTGGCAGCACATCGAGTACGTCATCGGCTTCAACCTCGACCGGCGCATGTTCGACGTGTTCGACTGCATGCCGACGGTCCCCGGCGCCATCGGCGCGTTCCGCAGGGCCGCGCTCCAGCAGGTCGGCGGCGTCAGCGAGGACACCCTCGCCGAGGACACCGACCTCACCATGGCCATCAACCGGGCCGGCTACCGGGTGGCCTACGAGGAGTCCGCGATCGCGTGGACCGAGGCGCCCGGGTCCCTCGGCCAGCTCTGGCGGCAGCGGTACCGGTGGTGCTACGGCACCATGCAGGCGATGTGGAAGCACAAGTCGTGGTTCCGCGAGAAGAACGGCAGGCTCTGCCTGTCCTACCTCACGCTCTTCCAGGTCTTCTTCCCGCTGCTCGCCCCGGCCGTCGACGTGTTCGCCGTGCACACGCTGCTGTTCGGCGACCGCAAGCAGATCGCGCTGATCTGGGTGGTCTTCGTCGGCGTGCAGGCGCTCGGCGGCGCGCTCGCGCTGATCCTGGACAAGGAGAAGCTGACCCCGCTGTGGACGCTGCCGCTCCAGCAGCTCGTCTACCGGCAGCTGATGTACCTGATCGTCATCCAATCGCTGGTCACCGCGGTGCTCGGCTCGCGGATGCGCTGGCAGACCATCCAGCGGGCCGGCACGTTCAACGAGCCGGGCGCGGTCGTGCCGATGGTCGTCACCGACACCGGCCCGATCGCGGTGCCCGCCGAGTTCCGGAAGCCGAAGAAGGACTCCGACACGGTCGAGGTCAAGGTCGCCGGCACGCCCGTCGCGCCCGTCGAGCCCTTGACCGCGGAGCGGTTCATCGAGGCCGCGGGTTTCGCCGACGCTCCGCAGCGGCCCGAGCCCGTCGAGCCCGCGGAGCACACCCTCCCGGTGCCCGCCCCGCGCGACGGCGACGATCCGACCCGCACCCTCCTCGACGCGACCTCGCTCCTCCCGCTGCGAAACCCGCGGTCGTCCGCGTCCGACACCCCGGTCCTGGCCACGTCGGTCGACCTCCCCGGCCCCGCCGAGACCCCCGACGACGCCGCCCCGACCTTTACGGTCACGGACGCCCCTTACGTCACCGACACGGACGACACCCACGCCGACGGCTTCGACGTGGACGTTGACGAGCCCGTCGCCCGCCCGTGGTGGGAGGACGTCCCCGAAGACCCCGCCGACCCGCCCGCCGAACCCAGGCCCTGGTGGGAGGACGACGACCCGGCACCGGACCCCGACCCGGCCGAGAACGACGAGGCGGCCGAGAGCGACGAGGAGGCCGAGGACACCGACTGGTCCCCCTTGACCCCGTCCTCCCCTCGCCTCTCCGACGCCACCATGGCCCTCCCCCTCCCCGACTTCACCAGGACCGAGCCGGACGGTTCGACCGAACCGCTCGAACTCGCCGAGCCGGACGACAAGGCCGAGTCCGACGACACCGCTGAGTCCGACGACTCGGACGAGGTGCTCGGCGTGGCCGAGCCGGTAGAGGCCGAGAAGCCGGTAGAGGCCGAGAAGCCGGACGAGCCGGCCGCCGAGCTCTTCGAAGACGAGGCCGAGGAGGCACCGGAGCCGCCCGCCCTGCGTGCCGAGCCCGCCCCGCGCCAGGCCTCGGTCGTCATGATGGCCGCAGCGGTCCGCCAGGCTCCCGCAGAGCGCCACGAGCCGGACCCGCCCGCCGACGACCCGGACCGGGACGACGACCCCGCCCGAACCCGCTGACGCACCGCCCCGGCCCGAGTCTCCGGGCAGGCGGGGCTCGCGGCCCGACCCGCGGTGGTGGTCAGTGGTGTTCTTGGAGGCCGGAGATCAGGGCGAAGAGGGCGCCCTGGGGGTCGCGGACGGTGGCCAGGCGGCCTGCGGGGCTGTCGACGAAGGGACCGGTCTGTTCGGCGCCCAGTTCCTTGGCGAGCTTCACCGAGGCGTCCACGTCGTCGACGGCGAAGTAGACCAGCCAATGGGGTGGCACGTCCGGGGGGAGATCCGGGGGGATCGGCATCATGCCGGCGATGGTCTTGTCGGCGGTCTTCCACTCGGTGTAGTAGGCGTTGCCGCCGTGCTCCCAGCCGAAGACCTTGGGGTAGAACTCGCGGGCGGCGGCGGGGTCGCGGGTGTTGAGCTCGTTCCACGCCCAGGCGCCCGGCTCGTTGACGACTTCGGCGCCCCGGTGGTCCAGTGACTGCCAGGCCATGAAGAACACGCCTTCGAGGTCGGTGTACCCGGCGAGCCTGCCCGCCTGGAGCACCTGCATGGGCGGGACCACGACGGTGCCGCCGGCCTCCCGGACCCGGGCGGTGGTGGCCTCGATGTCGTCGGTCGCCACGTAGGTGGTCCAGTGGGGCGGTGAGTCGGGGCTCATGGTGGGCCCGACGCCCGCGACGACCTTGCCGTTGAGATGGAACTGCCCGTACCCCTGCGCCTCCGGGCTGGCGTCGAACCCCGCGCGCCAGCCGAGCAGCGCGTCGTAGAAGCGCGCGGCGGCGTCGGTGTCCGGCACCGACACGTCCACCCAGCAGGGCGTTCCCGGGTCGAATCCGTGACGTTGCGACATACCCCAATCGTCGCACCGGGGCCCCCGGGCGAAACCGGGCTATTCAGAAGCTTTACCGCCCCTGTCCGTCATCGGGCCCGGCGGCCCGGAGCCCGAGCCGTCATGGGCCCAGGCGGCGGCGGCCCTGCTCGCGGAGCTTGCGCTTCTGGGTGGGGTCGAGCATGAGGTAGGCGACCGCGGGGACCGCGATGACGCCGAGGATGATCAGCACGGCCAGCCAGGTGGGCAGGATCCACCACAGGATGATCGCGGTCGCGCCGCCGATGACGACTGCCTTGGTACGGGGTGCCATGTGCTCCGCCTTTCCCGCGGGGTCCCCTCCACACTATGTCGGCCCCGAGGCGAAGTCCTCCCTCACGAGAGGTAGCCGAGGACCTCCTGATGGAGGAGGCCGTTGGAGCAGACCACGCTCCCGCCCTCCGCGGTGTGCTCGCCGGACAGGGAGGTGAAGGTCCCGCCCGCCTCTTCGACGATCACCTTGAGCGGCGCGATGTCCCAGAGGCTGACCTCGGGCTCGGCCGAGATCTCGACGGCGCCTTCGGCGACCATCATGTGCGACCAGAAGTCGCCGAACGCCCGGGTGCGCCACACGTTCCGGGTGAGGTCGAGGAAGCCGTCGAGCTTGCCGCGGTCCTCCCAGCCGCTGAGGCTGGAGTAGGAGAAGGAGGCGTCCTCGAGGGAACCGACCTTGGAGACCTGGAGGCGCTGGGCCTTGGTCAGGCTCCGCCCGGTCCACGCTCCGCCGCCCTTGGCGGCCCACCAGCGCTTGCCGAGGGCGGGCGCGGACACGAGGCCCACCACGACCTCGCCGTCCTCCATGAGGGCGATGAGGGTCGCCCAGGCGGGTACCCCGCGCACGAAGTTCTTGGTCGCGTCGATGGGGTCGATCACCCAGACGCGCTGGCTGAAGCCGCTCTTGCCGTATTCCTCGCCGATCACCGCGTCGCGGGGACGGGCGCGCTTGAGGGTGCCGCGGATCTGCTCCTCGACCGCGCGGTCGGCGTCGCTCACCGGGGTGAGGTCGGGTTTGGTCTCCACGCGCAGGTCGAGTGCCTTGAACCGGCGCGTGGTCAGGTCGTCGGCCGCGTCCGCCAGGACGTGGGCGAGGCGGAGATCATCTGAGTATCCATCGGCCACGTCTGGAAAACCTACTGTATCGGGGACCTTGGGAGGGGGGTCGGGTACCTGACTCTCAGTCAAGCGGTGAGACATATCAGCACTTGTAATGCAAACGCTGTCTACTTGTGAGTAACGGGGTGAGGGCCGGGCCGCGGTGGGACGATGGCGGCATGCCGCACGTTTTCCCCGCCTGGGTGGCCGAGCTCACCGATCCCCGCCGCGCGCGGACCCTCGAGGAGCTGGCCGATCGGCTCGTCCCGCTCGCCGAGCAGGCCATCGACGTCTCGCGCCGCCTCCAGGAGCAGCTCGCCGACCTCAACGCGCCCTTCGAGACCGACGCGCTGCGCGCCCTCGTCGATGGACTCCAGCACAGATCGGAGACCGCGTTCACGGAGGTGAACGCCGAGATCGAGGGCACCGCGCGGACCCGCCTCACGCGGCTGCTGGCCAGGGAGACGCCGGAGGCGCGCGAGGCGCTCCGGGCCGAACTCGTCCCGGCGCTGACGGCGCAGCAGCAGGTGGTCGCCGAGCGGCTCGGCGCGTGCACGGGGGCCGCCGTGCAGAGCGCGGCCAAGCTCCTGCTCGACCGGACCGCGGAGCTGGCCGGATCGGTCGCGGTGCTGGTCCGGCAGGTGCTGCCCGCGGCGCAGGAAGGGCTCGCGCTCGCGGGGCGGATCTCCGGCCTCACCGGACGGGTGCGCGCGCAAGGACGCGGTGAGGTTCCCGCGTGGGTGCTCGCCGAGGCCGCCGGGCTCGCGGCGGTCGCCGACGAGACCCTGGCCAGGCTGGAGCTGGAGTGGTCGATGGCGGGGGCGCGCGCGGCGGCGGCGCGCACCGCCCTGCGGGCGGCGGAGGAGGCGGCGTTCAGTGAGGTCACCGGGGCCCTCGCCGGGGAGGTCGCGGAGCTGGCACCGGAGCACATCAGGGTGCTCGGCGACCTGGAACATCGCATTCTTGAGCGTTTCACCACGGAATCGTCGGGCGATTTGCCGGAATCAGTCCGGTAAGGGACCATGGTCCCGATTTCCGAGACATAAGGTCGGTGGCCCGTTCGTGCATGATCACGTCGCCCATGTCACCCACTTCACCTACGGCCCGGTCACCCCGGTCCTCGGTTACCTGTTCTCCGTGCTCGGCTCGATGCTCGGCCTCCAGTGCACCGCCCGCGCGCGGGCCGTGCGGAGCCTTCAGGAGCGCTGCGCGTGGCTGGCCGGGGCCGCGGTCGCCCTCGGGGGAACGGGCATCTGGGTGATGCACTTCGTCGGCATGCTGGGGTTCAGCATTCCCGGCGCCCGCATCGGCTTCGACGTCCCGCTCACCATCTTCAGCGCGTTGTTCGCCATCGCCGTCGTCGGGGCGGGCCTCTTCCTCGTCGGGTTCGACCGGCCGCTGCTGCCGGGCGGCGTGCTCGCGGGCTGCGGCATCGCGGTCATGCACTACACCGGCATGGCCGCTATGAACACCGGGGCCACCATCGAGTACGCGCTCGACCTCGTGATCGTCTCGGTCCTCATCGCCATCGCCGCGGCCACCGCCGCGCTGTGGTGCGCGGTTCGGCTCAACGGCTGGCCGACGATGCTCGGCGCGTCGCTGATCATGGGCCTCGCCATCAGCGGCATGCACTACACCGGCATGGCGGCGCTGCGCGTCTCGGACGTCACCGACGCCGCCGTCGAGGGCACCGGCATGTCCCACGTGCTGCTGCCGCTGATCGCCAGCGTCGGCCTGGTGACCGCGGTGCTGCTCGTCGCCGTCGGCGGCTCGGCCAGCAAGCGCGAACGCGAACGCGACAAGGAGTTCAGGGACCGCCTCGACCGGCAGATGCGGCTGCTCGACTGACGGTCAGGCGCCCGTCTCATCCCGGTTGTCCTCGCGGACCGTCTCGTCCCGGTTGGTCAGCAGCCGCCGGAACGACTCGAGCCGCTCGGGGGAGGAGTGCCCCGAGGCGATCCAGGCGTCCAGCGCGCACGCCTCCTCCAGGTGCGAGCACTGCGGCGGGCAGCGCACGGAGCCCTCGACGAGGTCGGGGAAGCCGAGGATGAGATCGGCGGGCGGGATGTGCGCGAGCCCGAAGCTGCGCACGCCCGGCGTGTCGATGATCCAGCCGCCTTCCGGCAGCTCCAGCGCGAGCGCCGACGACGAGGTGTGCCTGCCCCGGCCGGTGACCGCGTTGACATGGCCGACGGCCCGGTCCGCTTCCGGGACCAGCGCGTTGACCAGGGTCGACTTGCCGACGCCGGAGTGCCCGACGAGCACGCTCATCCGATCGGCGAGCAGTTCGCGCAGCCCGGTGAGCTCCCCGCCCCTCTGGGTGGAGAACGACCGTACGCCCAGCGGCTCATAGATGGACAGCAGCTTCTCGGGGGAGGCGAGGTCGGCCTTGGTAAGGCAGAGCAGCGCCTCCATGCCCGCGTCCCGCGCGGCGACGAGACAGCGGTCGATCATGCCGATGCGCGGCTCCGGATCGGCCAGCGCGGTGACGATCACGAGCTGCTCGGCGTTCGCGACGATCACCCGCTCGACGTCCTCGGTGTCGTCGGCGGTCCGGCGCAGCACCGAAGTGCGCGGCTCCACCCGGACGACCCTGGCGAGCGCGTCCGGCTGCCCGGAGGTGTCGCCGACCAGGCCCACCCGGTCGCCCACCACGACGCCCTTGCGGCCCAGTTCGCGGGCCCGCATCGCGGTGACCGCGGTCTGCTTGCGCCGCGAGTGCCGGACCAGGACCCGGTAGCGGCCGCGGTCGACCGCGACGACCAGCCCTTCCACGGCGTCCTCGTGGGCGGGGCGCTGACGGGTACGCGGACGGGAGCCGCGGCCGGGCCTGACCCGGACGTCGTCCTCGTCGAGATGCTTCCAGTCGCGCGCTATGACCGCTCCAACATCCGGGTCCACAGTTCGGTGAACGTCGGGAGGGTCTTGCCCACGGTCGCGGGGTTCTCCACCTCGATTCCCGGAACGGCGAGGCCGAGCGTGGCCGCGGCCATCACCATCCGGTGGTCGTCGTAGGTGTGGAACAGGCCGCCGCGCAGCGGGCGGGGCCGGATCACCAGGCCGTCGGGCGTCTCCTCGGCGTCGCCGCCGAGCCGGGTGAGCTCCGCGACGAGCGCGGCGAGCCGGTCGGTCTCGTGGCCGCGGATGTGCGCGATGCCGGTGAACCGGGACGGGGAGTCGGCGAGCGCGGCGACCATCGCCAGCACCTGGGCCAGCTCCGAGCACGCGCTGAGGTCGGCCTCGATGCCGTGGATCACGCCGGTGCCGCGGACCGTCAGCCCGCGCTCGGCCGACCAGGACACCTCGCCGCCCATCCGGGCCAGCAGATCGCGCAGCCTGTCTCCCGGCTGGGTGGTGTGCTCCGGCCAGTGCCGCACGGTCACCTCGCCGCCGGTGACCAGGGCCGCGGCGAGGAACTGGGCGGCGTTGGAGAGATCGGGTTCGATCCGCCACTCGCCGCCGCGCAGCGCGCCGGGCGCCACCCGCCACACGTCCTGCCCGGTCTCCACCTCGGCGCCGGCCTCGCGCAGCATCCGCACCGTCATCTCCAGATGCGGCGCCGACGGCACGGGCGGCCCCTCGTGCCGCAGCTCGACGCCCTTGCCGAAGGACGGCGCGCTCAGCAGCAGCCCGGAGACCAGCTGGGACGAGCTCGAGGCGTCCAGCACCACGGTGCCGCCCGCCACCGCGCCCGTGCCGTGCAGGGTGAAGGGAAGGAGGCCGCGGCCGTCGTCCTCGATCCGCACGCCGAGGTCGCGCAGCGCGCCCAGCAGCGGGCCCATCGGCCGGGTGCGGGCGTGCGGGTCGCCGTCGAAGGCGACGGGCCCGTCGGCGAGGGCGGCCAGCGGCGGGACGAAGCGCATGACGTTGCCCGACAGCCCGCAGTCGACCGCCGCGGGGGCGGCCGGCTCACCCGGCAGGACCCGCCAGGTGGTGCCGTCCTCTTCCACGCCGATGCCGAGCCCGCGCAGGGCCGCCGCCATCAGCAGCGTGTCGCGCGAGCGCAAAGCGCCGGTGAGGACCGCGCCCTCCCGCGCGTGCGCGGCCAAGATCAGGGCACGGTTCGTCATGGACTTGGAGCCGGGCAGCTCCACGACCGCGGAGACCGGGCCTTCGGCGGCCGGAGCGGCCCAGGGGGCCGTGCTGGTGGTCATACCGCAAGCCTATCGGGGTGGAGACGGGGGTGGATCGGGGTGTTGAAAGGACCAATGTAGGGTCGAAGAGAACTTAGGTCCTCACCTTTTTGGAGTGGATCGGGTAAACGCTTGTCCTGACCACTTTTGGGGAAGGGTGCTTCAATGGATGAGCTACTCCTCGCGCGCCTTCAGTTCGGCGTGACGACGGTGTACCACTTCCTGTTCGTGCCGGTCACGATCGGCCTCTCGCTCCTGATCGCGCTGCTCCAGACTGCCTGGGTGCGCACGGGACGGGAACATTACAAGCGGGCCACGAAGTTCTGGGGAAAGCTGTTCCTCATCAACTTCGCCCTCGGCCTGGCGACGGGGATCACGCAGGAGTTCCAGTTCGGGATGAACTGGAGTGACTATTCAAGGTTTGTCGGGGATATCTTCGGGGCACCGCTCGCCATTGAGGCGCTGCTCGCCTTCTTTCTTGAGTCCACGTTCCTGGGGATCTGGATCTTCGGCTGGGACAGGCTTCCCAAGCTCGTCCACCTGGCGTGCATCTGGCTCGTGTCGATCGGCACGATGCTCTCGGCGTACTTCATCCTCGCCGCCAACTCCTGGATGCAGAACCCGGTCGGCTACACCTTCAACGAGCAGGCCCAGCGCGCCGAACTCACCAGCTTCACCGACGTCCTGACCAACCAGGTGCTGGTCTGGGCGTTCCCGCACACGCTCACCGGCTGCCTCGTCACCGGCGGCATCCTGATGGCCGCGATCTCCGCCTGGCATCTCAAGCGGGGCCGCAACCTCGACACGATGCGACCGTCGCTGCGGCTCGGCCTGGTCGTCACCCTCATCGGCACCTTCGGCTTCCTGTTCACCGGTGACGGGCTCGGCAAGGCGATGACCGAGACGCAGCCGATGAAGATGGCCGCCGCCGAGGCGCTCTACGAGACCAGCCAGCCCGCCTCGTTCTCGCTGTTCACCATCGGCACTCTGGACGGGACCGCGCCGACGTTCTCGATCGAGATCCCCGACCTGCTGTCGTTCCTGGCGACGGGCACCCTCGACGGCGAGGTCAAGGGCATCAACGACCTCCAGGCGCAGTACGAGGCCGAGTTCGGTCCCGGTGACTACCGCCC harbors:
- a CDS encoding polysaccharide deacetylase family protein, translating into MKHRDPRAHWIVIGLGSFLLALLLLFDGFVQGVVGETKDTEAAGGGLLGPAEVTEGGPVVNTGQGSTQSARMPAKTIALTFDDGPDPTWTPQILDVLAEHDAKASFFMIGGHVAKYPDLARRVLDEGHEIGNHTYSHVDLATSPEWRIKLELSLTQRALAGAIGVKTRLMRMPYSGSAGGATEGQWRATQIAGEEGYIVVYTDRDTRDWERPGVKFMVDEALKNTESGEGAIIMLHDSGGDRTQTVQALKEFIPLLQAKGYRFTTLAEALELPRAEVPASVRSQAAGKLVVNSQRVAHFAVDVLGILFLIGGALGLLRLFLLMVIAVRHARATRKARKAPGIDDDPPSLTVIVPAYNEAVGIAATITSLRDTDFAGDLRIIVVDDGSTDRTSEIVRELAAPGLTLITKANGGKPSALNAGIAHATSEIVVMVDGDTVFQRDTLRKIVRPFRDAKVGAVSGNAKVANRRGILGRWQHIEYVIGFNLDRRMFDVFDCMPTVPGAIGAFRRAALQQVGGVSEDTLAEDTDLTMAINRAGYRVAYEESAIAWTEAPGSLGQLWRQRYRWCYGTMQAMWKHKSWFREKNGRLCLSYLTLFQVFFPLLAPAVDVFAVHTLLFGDRKQIALIWVVFVGVQALGGALALILDKEKLTPLWTLPLQQLVYRQLMYLIVIQSLVTAVLGSRMRWQTIQRAGTFNEPGAVVPMVVTDTGPIAVPAEFRKPKKDSDTVEVKVAGTPVAPVEPLTAERFIEAAGFADAPQRPEPVEPAEHTLPVPAPRDGDDPTRTLLDATSLLPLRNPRSSASDTPVLATSVDLPGPAETPDDAAPTFTVTDAPYVTDTDDTHADGFDVDVDEPVARPWWEDVPEDPADPPAEPRPWWEDDDPAPDPDPAENDEAAESDEEAEDTDWSPLTPSSPRLSDATMALPLPDFTRTEPDGSTEPLELAEPDDKAESDDTAESDDSDEVLGVAEPVEAEKPVEAEKPDEPAAELFEDEAEEAPEPPALRAEPAPRQASVVMMAAAVRQAPAERHEPDPPADDPDRDDDPARTR
- a CDS encoding VOC family protein is translated as MSQRHGFDPGTPCWVDVSVPDTDAAARFYDALLGWRAGFDASPEAQGYGQFHLNGKVVAGVGPTMSPDSPPHWTTYVATDDIEATTARVREAGGTVVVPPMQVLQAGRLAGYTDLEGVFFMAWQSLDHRGAEVVNEPGAWAWNELNTRDPAAAREFYPKVFGWEHGGNAYYTEWKTADKTIAGMMPIPPDLPPDVPPHWLVYFAVDDVDASVKLAKELGAEQTGPFVDSPAGRLATVRDPQGALFALISGLQEHH
- the hisN gene encoding histidinol-phosphatase — protein: MADGYSDDLRLAHVLADAADDLTTRRFKALDLRVETKPDLTPVSDADRAVEEQIRGTLKRARPRDAVIGEEYGKSGFSQRVWVIDPIDATKNFVRGVPAWATLIALMEDGEVVVGLVSAPALGKRWWAAKGGGAWTGRSLTKAQRLQVSKVGSLEDASFSYSSLSGWEDRGKLDGFLDLTRNVWRTRAFGDFWSHMMVAEGAVEISAEPEVSLWDIAPLKVIVEEAGGTFTSLSGEHTAEGGSVVCSNGLLHQEVLGYLS
- a CDS encoding MHYT domain-containing protein yields the protein MHDHVAHVTHFTYGPVTPVLGYLFSVLGSMLGLQCTARARAVRSLQERCAWLAGAAVALGGTGIWVMHFVGMLGFSIPGARIGFDVPLTIFSALFAIAVVGAGLFLVGFDRPLLPGGVLAGCGIAVMHYTGMAAMNTGATIEYALDLVIVSVLIAIAAATAALWCAVRLNGWPTMLGASLIMGLAISGMHYTGMAALRVSDVTDAAVEGTGMSHVLLPLIASVGLVTAVLLVAVGGSASKRERERDKEFRDRLDRQMRLLD
- the rsgA gene encoding ribosome small subunit-dependent GTPase A, with the translated sequence MDPDVGAVIARDWKHLDEDDVRVRPGRGSRPRTRQRPAHEDAVEGLVVAVDRGRYRVLVRHSRRKQTAVTAMRARELGRKGVVVGDRVGLVGDTSGQPDALARVVRVEPRTSVLRRTADDTEDVERVIVANAEQLVIVTALADPEPRIGMIDRCLVAARDAGMEALLCLTKADLASPEKLLSIYEPLGVRSFSTQRGGELTGLRELLADRMSVLVGHSGVGKSTLVNALVPEADRAVGHVNAVTGRGRHTSSSALALELPEGGWIIDTPGVRSFGLAHIPPADLILGFPDLVEGSVRCPPQCSHLEEACALDAWIASGHSSPERLESFRRLLTNRDETVREDNRDETGA
- the aroA gene encoding 3-phosphoshikimate 1-carboxyvinyltransferase — encoded protein: MTTSTAPWAAPAAEGPVSAVVELPGSKSMTNRALILAAHAREGAVLTGALRSRDTLLMAAALRGLGIGVEEDGTTWRVLPGEPAAPAAVDCGLSGNVMRFVPPLAALADGPVAFDGDPHARTRPMGPLLGALRDLGVRIEDDGRGLLPFTLHGTGAVAGGTVVLDASSSSQLVSGLLLSAPSFGKGVELRHEGPPVPSAPHLEMTVRMLREAGAEVETGQDVWRVAPGALRGGEWRIEPDLSNAAQFLAAALVTGGEVTVRHWPEHTTQPGDRLRDLLARMGGEVSWSAERGLTVRGTGVIHGIEADLSACSELAQVLAMVAALADSPSRFTGIAHIRGHETDRLAALVAELTRLGGDAEETPDGLVIRPRPLRGGLFHTYDDHRMVMAAATLGLAVPGIEVENPATVGKTLPTFTELWTRMLERS
- a CDS encoding cytochrome ubiquinol oxidase subunit I; the encoded protein is MDELLLARLQFGVTTVYHFLFVPVTIGLSLLIALLQTAWVRTGREHYKRATKFWGKLFLINFALGLATGITQEFQFGMNWSDYSRFVGDIFGAPLAIEALLAFFLESTFLGIWIFGWDRLPKLVHLACIWLVSIGTMLSAYFILAANSWMQNPVGYTFNEQAQRAELTSFTDVLTNQVLVWAFPHTLTGCLVTGGILMAAISAWHLKRGRNLDTMRPSLRLGLVVTLIGTFGFLFTGDGLGKAMTETQPMKMAAAEALYETSQPASFSLFTIGTLDGTAPTFSIEIPDLLSFLATGTLDGEVKGINDLQAQYEAEFGPGDYRPYIPITYWGFRIMITAGLLIGLVSVVGLWLTRRGRLPQRKWVWTLAIWAVVLPFIGNSFGWIFTEMGRQPWLVFGLLKTEDGVSPTVPGGTVLASFLVFTALYGILAVVELGLMIKFARKDPPEEPKTPDESKLEFAY